A genome region from Kogia breviceps isolate mKogBre1 chromosome 13, mKogBre1 haplotype 1, whole genome shotgun sequence includes the following:
- the KIAA0408 gene encoding uncharacterized protein KIAA0408 homolog isoform X4 — translation MDLHKQWENTETNWRKEKMELLDQFDNERKEWESQWKIMQKKIEELCHEVELRRKINMSERAIIDLDREKAIQDKMMESSPNYPNSRQCEFTGMKHRNGLGKKDNQKECETPPDLRTSEEENKSCSGALNTALEELAKVSEELCGFQEEIRKRSNHRRMKSDSFLQETPVGINMPYGDHMINNNQCITSTSLEKEKKKNRKNLSCTDVFQNNSKKKGGIDTTDLQRSETPPVPPPRSTSRNFPSSCSAQAHESLKESSDHNGWVAQEGQGEKNPHFLWRHDEMPALCLNEGKTLKDGITFSSLAPETKTDKKPPCNENVGLTMWSCDTGIGAKNSHSTPWFQKTCSIPNKPKYEKVIPDHPAKSHPDLHISNVCSSLVTQSSGPLRSFSCGFERTIRNEKLATKTDEFNRIVFRTNRNCHAVQQSRSYSEPSEDLQPCDTLISCTGNISESDSVSDMLKTSAPMPVPRENVHDNSTQNPTTGLFRQMQEHISPSSYRNMLHEHDWRPSNLSGRPRSADPRSNYGVVEKLLKTYETSVGSALQNSKCFQANWTKCNSDVSGGATLSQHLKKLQIEQELQQKPAMCGAQQVKQGADQKKESMAVKSSHGKGFSRPARPANRRLPSRWASRSPSAPPALRRPVHNFPISLRSEASMV, via the exons CTCTGCCATGAAGTAGAGCTTCGGAGGAAAATCAACATGAGTGAACGTGCGATTATTGATCTTGATCGTGAAAAGGCCATTCAAGACAAAATGATGGAATCTTCTCCAAATTATCCCAATTCAAGACAATGTGAATTTACAGGGATGAAACACAGGAATGGTctgggaaaaaaag ACAACCAAAAGGAATGTGAGACCCCGCCTGACCTGAGGACTTCTGAGGAAGAGAACAAGAGCTGCTCTGGCGCCCTCAACACA GCTCTTGAAGAACTTGCCAAAGTTAGTGAAGAATTATGCGGCTTTCAAGAGGAAATTCGAAAGCGTTCTAACCACAGAAG GATGAAGTCAGATTCTTTTCTCCAGGAAACACCAGTTGGAATTAATATGCCTTATGGAGATCACATGATCAACAACAACCAGTGCATTACTTCAACcagtttagaaaaagagaaaaagaaaaatagaaagaatctGAGCTGTACTGATGTTTTCCAAAACAATTCTAAGAAAAAAGGTGGAATTGATACAACTGATCTGCAAAGAAGTGAAACCCCACCAGTTCCTCCTCCAAGAAGTACATCTCGAAATTTTCCCAGCTCATGTTCTGCACAAGCCCATGAAAGTTTGAAGGAAAGTTCAGACCACAACGGCTGGGTGGCGCAAGAAGGTCAAGGCGAAAAGAACCCTCATTTCCTCTGGAGGCACGACGAGATGCCTGCGCTGTGTCTAAATGAAGGGAAGACTTTGAAAGATggtatcacattttcttctttggcACCAGAAACCAAAACAGATAAAAAGCCTCCATGTAATGAAAATGTTGGACTTACCATGTGGTCATGCGACACTGGGATTGGTGCAAAAAATAGCCACTCTACACCATGGTTTCAGAAAACCTGCTCTATTCCCAATAAGCCAAAATATGAAAAGGTGATTCCAGATCACCCTGCTAAATCTCATCCTGATCTTCACATAAGCAACGTCTGTAGCTCCTTGGTGACACAGAGCAGCGGCCCACTGAGAAGTTTCAGTTGTGGCTTTGAAAGGACTATTAGGAATGAAAAGCTGGCAACAAAGACTGATGAATTTAACAGAATCGTATTTAGAACAAATAGAAATTGTCATGCAGTACAGCAAAGTCGAAGCTACTCAGAACCCTCTGAAGATCTTCAGCCCTGTGATACTTTAATTTCTTGCACAGGTAACATCTCAGAAAGTGACAGTGTTTCTGACATGCTGAAAACCAGTGCCCCCATGCCTGTGCCCAGGGAAAATGTGCATGATAATTCCACCCAAAACCCTACAACAGGCCTATTCAGACAAATGCAGGAACACATAAGCCCTAGCAGTTACCGGAATATGCTCCACGAGCATGATTGGAGACCAAGTAATTTGTCTGGCCGACCAAGGTCAGCTGATCCCAGGTCAAATTATGGTGTGGTGGAAAAGCTGCTGAAAACCTATGAGACATCAGTGGGGTCCGCATTGCAAAATTCTAAATGCTTCCAGGCTAATTGGACCAAGTGTAATTCTGATGTCAGTGGTGGAGCCACATTAAGTCAGCATTTAAAAAAGCTCCAAATAGAACAAGAGCTTCAGCAAAAGCCAGCTATGTGTGGAGCACAGCAGGTGAAGCAAGGAGCAGATCAGAAAAAG GAGTCCATGGCAGTGAAATCCTCACATGGAAAAGGATTTTCCCGACCTGCTAGACCAGCAAATCGCCGTCTCCCGTCCAGGTGGGCATCCAGATCTCCATCGGCACCCCCTGCCTTGCGGAGACCTGTCCACAACTTTCCCATTTCTCTGCGATCAGAAGCATCGATGGTCTGA
- the KIAA0408 gene encoding uncharacterized protein KIAA0408 homolog isoform X1 produces the protein MDLHKQWENTETNWRKEKMELLDQFDNERKEWESQWKIMQKKIEELCHEVELRRKINMSERAIIDLDREKAIQDKMMESSPNYPNSRQCEFTGMKHRNGLGKKGKTGQSLLSERNQMCKEQKTIKKSKVGLMDSMATDNQKECETPPDLRTSEEENKSCSGALNTALEELAKVSEELCGFQEEIRKRSNHRRMKSDSFLQETPVGINMPYGDHMINNNQCITSTSLEKEKKKNRKNLSCTDVFQNNSKKKGGIDTTDLQRSETPPVPPPRSTSRNFPSSCSAQAHESLKESSDHNGWVAQEGQGEKNPHFLWRHDEMPALCLNEGKTLKDGITFSSLAPETKTDKKPPCNENVGLTMWSCDTGIGAKNSHSTPWFQKTCSIPNKPKYEKVIPDHPAKSHPDLHISNVCSSLVTQSSGPLRSFSCGFERTIRNEKLATKTDEFNRIVFRTNRNCHAVQQSRSYSEPSEDLQPCDTLISCTGNISESDSVSDMLKTSAPMPVPRENVHDNSTQNPTTGLFRQMQEHISPSSYRNMLHEHDWRPSNLSGRPRSADPRSNYGVVEKLLKTYETSVGSALQNSKCFQANWTKCNSDVSGGATLSQHLKKLQIEQELQQKPAMCGAQQVKQGADQKKVTEESMAVKSSHGKGFSRPARPANRRLPSRWASRSPSAPPALRRPVHNFPISLRSEASMV, from the exons CTCTGCCATGAAGTAGAGCTTCGGAGGAAAATCAACATGAGTGAACGTGCGATTATTGATCTTGATCGTGAAAAGGCCATTCAAGACAAAATGATGGAATCTTCTCCAAATTATCCCAATTCAAGACAATGTGAATTTACAGGGATGAAACACAGGAATGGTctgggaaaaaaaggtaaaacaggGCAGAGCTTActcagtgaaagaaatcaaatgtgtaaggaacaaaaaacaatcaaaaaatcaAAAGTAGGGTTAATGGATTCTATGGCCACAGACAACCAAAAGGAATGTGAGACCCCGCCTGACCTGAGGACTTCTGAGGAAGAGAACAAGAGCTGCTCTGGCGCCCTCAACACA GCTCTTGAAGAACTTGCCAAAGTTAGTGAAGAATTATGCGGCTTTCAAGAGGAAATTCGAAAGCGTTCTAACCACAGAAG GATGAAGTCAGATTCTTTTCTCCAGGAAACACCAGTTGGAATTAATATGCCTTATGGAGATCACATGATCAACAACAACCAGTGCATTACTTCAACcagtttagaaaaagagaaaaagaaaaatagaaagaatctGAGCTGTACTGATGTTTTCCAAAACAATTCTAAGAAAAAAGGTGGAATTGATACAACTGATCTGCAAAGAAGTGAAACCCCACCAGTTCCTCCTCCAAGAAGTACATCTCGAAATTTTCCCAGCTCATGTTCTGCACAAGCCCATGAAAGTTTGAAGGAAAGTTCAGACCACAACGGCTGGGTGGCGCAAGAAGGTCAAGGCGAAAAGAACCCTCATTTCCTCTGGAGGCACGACGAGATGCCTGCGCTGTGTCTAAATGAAGGGAAGACTTTGAAAGATggtatcacattttcttctttggcACCAGAAACCAAAACAGATAAAAAGCCTCCATGTAATGAAAATGTTGGACTTACCATGTGGTCATGCGACACTGGGATTGGTGCAAAAAATAGCCACTCTACACCATGGTTTCAGAAAACCTGCTCTATTCCCAATAAGCCAAAATATGAAAAGGTGATTCCAGATCACCCTGCTAAATCTCATCCTGATCTTCACATAAGCAACGTCTGTAGCTCCTTGGTGACACAGAGCAGCGGCCCACTGAGAAGTTTCAGTTGTGGCTTTGAAAGGACTATTAGGAATGAAAAGCTGGCAACAAAGACTGATGAATTTAACAGAATCGTATTTAGAACAAATAGAAATTGTCATGCAGTACAGCAAAGTCGAAGCTACTCAGAACCCTCTGAAGATCTTCAGCCCTGTGATACTTTAATTTCTTGCACAGGTAACATCTCAGAAAGTGACAGTGTTTCTGACATGCTGAAAACCAGTGCCCCCATGCCTGTGCCCAGGGAAAATGTGCATGATAATTCCACCCAAAACCCTACAACAGGCCTATTCAGACAAATGCAGGAACACATAAGCCCTAGCAGTTACCGGAATATGCTCCACGAGCATGATTGGAGACCAAGTAATTTGTCTGGCCGACCAAGGTCAGCTGATCCCAGGTCAAATTATGGTGTGGTGGAAAAGCTGCTGAAAACCTATGAGACATCAGTGGGGTCCGCATTGCAAAATTCTAAATGCTTCCAGGCTAATTGGACCAAGTGTAATTCTGATGTCAGTGGTGGAGCCACATTAAGTCAGCATTTAAAAAAGCTCCAAATAGAACAAGAGCTTCAGCAAAAGCCAGCTATGTGTGGAGCACAGCAGGTGAAGCAAGGAGCAGATCAGAAAAAGGTAACTGAG GAGTCCATGGCAGTGAAATCCTCACATGGAAAAGGATTTTCCCGACCTGCTAGACCAGCAAATCGCCGTCTCCCGTCCAGGTGGGCATCCAGATCTCCATCGGCACCCCCTGCCTTGCGGAGACCTGTCCACAACTTTCCCATTTCTCTGCGATCAGAAGCATCGATGGTCTGA
- the KIAA0408 gene encoding uncharacterized protein KIAA0408 homolog isoform X3 → MDLHKQWENTETNWRKEKMELLDQFDNERKEWESQWKIMQKKIEELCHEVELRRKINMSERAIIDLDREKAIQDKMMESSPNYPNSRQCEFTGMKHRNGLGKKDNQKECETPPDLRTSEEENKSCSGALNTALEELAKVSEELCGFQEEIRKRSNHRRMKSDSFLQETPVGINMPYGDHMINNNQCITSTSLEKEKKKNRKNLSCTDVFQNNSKKKGGIDTTDLQRSETPPVPPPRSTSRNFPSSCSAQAHESLKESSDHNGWVAQEGQGEKNPHFLWRHDEMPALCLNEGKTLKDGITFSSLAPETKTDKKPPCNENVGLTMWSCDTGIGAKNSHSTPWFQKTCSIPNKPKYEKVIPDHPAKSHPDLHISNVCSSLVTQSSGPLRSFSCGFERTIRNEKLATKTDEFNRIVFRTNRNCHAVQQSRSYSEPSEDLQPCDTLISCTGNISESDSVSDMLKTSAPMPVPRENVHDNSTQNPTTGLFRQMQEHISPSSYRNMLHEHDWRPSNLSGRPRSADPRSNYGVVEKLLKTYETSVGSALQNSKCFQANWTKCNSDVSGGATLSQHLKKLQIEQELQQKPAMCGAQQVKQGADQKKVTEESMAVKSSHGKGFSRPARPANRRLPSRWASRSPSAPPALRRPVHNFPISLRSEASMV, encoded by the exons CTCTGCCATGAAGTAGAGCTTCGGAGGAAAATCAACATGAGTGAACGTGCGATTATTGATCTTGATCGTGAAAAGGCCATTCAAGACAAAATGATGGAATCTTCTCCAAATTATCCCAATTCAAGACAATGTGAATTTACAGGGATGAAACACAGGAATGGTctgggaaaaaaag ACAACCAAAAGGAATGTGAGACCCCGCCTGACCTGAGGACTTCTGAGGAAGAGAACAAGAGCTGCTCTGGCGCCCTCAACACA GCTCTTGAAGAACTTGCCAAAGTTAGTGAAGAATTATGCGGCTTTCAAGAGGAAATTCGAAAGCGTTCTAACCACAGAAG GATGAAGTCAGATTCTTTTCTCCAGGAAACACCAGTTGGAATTAATATGCCTTATGGAGATCACATGATCAACAACAACCAGTGCATTACTTCAACcagtttagaaaaagagaaaaagaaaaatagaaagaatctGAGCTGTACTGATGTTTTCCAAAACAATTCTAAGAAAAAAGGTGGAATTGATACAACTGATCTGCAAAGAAGTGAAACCCCACCAGTTCCTCCTCCAAGAAGTACATCTCGAAATTTTCCCAGCTCATGTTCTGCACAAGCCCATGAAAGTTTGAAGGAAAGTTCAGACCACAACGGCTGGGTGGCGCAAGAAGGTCAAGGCGAAAAGAACCCTCATTTCCTCTGGAGGCACGACGAGATGCCTGCGCTGTGTCTAAATGAAGGGAAGACTTTGAAAGATggtatcacattttcttctttggcACCAGAAACCAAAACAGATAAAAAGCCTCCATGTAATGAAAATGTTGGACTTACCATGTGGTCATGCGACACTGGGATTGGTGCAAAAAATAGCCACTCTACACCATGGTTTCAGAAAACCTGCTCTATTCCCAATAAGCCAAAATATGAAAAGGTGATTCCAGATCACCCTGCTAAATCTCATCCTGATCTTCACATAAGCAACGTCTGTAGCTCCTTGGTGACACAGAGCAGCGGCCCACTGAGAAGTTTCAGTTGTGGCTTTGAAAGGACTATTAGGAATGAAAAGCTGGCAACAAAGACTGATGAATTTAACAGAATCGTATTTAGAACAAATAGAAATTGTCATGCAGTACAGCAAAGTCGAAGCTACTCAGAACCCTCTGAAGATCTTCAGCCCTGTGATACTTTAATTTCTTGCACAGGTAACATCTCAGAAAGTGACAGTGTTTCTGACATGCTGAAAACCAGTGCCCCCATGCCTGTGCCCAGGGAAAATGTGCATGATAATTCCACCCAAAACCCTACAACAGGCCTATTCAGACAAATGCAGGAACACATAAGCCCTAGCAGTTACCGGAATATGCTCCACGAGCATGATTGGAGACCAAGTAATTTGTCTGGCCGACCAAGGTCAGCTGATCCCAGGTCAAATTATGGTGTGGTGGAAAAGCTGCTGAAAACCTATGAGACATCAGTGGGGTCCGCATTGCAAAATTCTAAATGCTTCCAGGCTAATTGGACCAAGTGTAATTCTGATGTCAGTGGTGGAGCCACATTAAGTCAGCATTTAAAAAAGCTCCAAATAGAACAAGAGCTTCAGCAAAAGCCAGCTATGTGTGGAGCACAGCAGGTGAAGCAAGGAGCAGATCAGAAAAAGGTAACTGAG GAGTCCATGGCAGTGAAATCCTCACATGGAAAAGGATTTTCCCGACCTGCTAGACCAGCAAATCGCCGTCTCCCGTCCAGGTGGGCATCCAGATCTCCATCGGCACCCCCTGCCTTGCGGAGACCTGTCCACAACTTTCCCATTTCTCTGCGATCAGAAGCATCGATGGTCTGA
- the KIAA0408 gene encoding uncharacterized protein KIAA0408 homolog isoform X2 yields MDLHKQWENTETNWRKEKMELLDQFDNERKEWESQWKIMQKKIEELCHEVELRRKINMSERAIIDLDREKAIQDKMMESSPNYPNSRQCEFTGMKHRNGLGKKGKTGQSLLSERNQMCKEQKTIKKSKVGLMDSMATDNQKECETPPDLRTSEEENKSCSGALNTALEELAKVSEELCGFQEEIRKRSNHRRMKSDSFLQETPVGINMPYGDHMINNNQCITSTSLEKEKKKNRKNLSCTDVFQNNSKKKGGIDTTDLQRSETPPVPPPRSTSRNFPSSCSAQAHESLKESSDHNGWVAQEGQGEKNPHFLWRHDEMPALCLNEGKTLKDGITFSSLAPETKTDKKPPCNENVGLTMWSCDTGIGAKNSHSTPWFQKTCSIPNKPKYEKVIPDHPAKSHPDLHISNVCSSLVTQSSGPLRSFSCGFERTIRNEKLATKTDEFNRIVFRTNRNCHAVQQSRSYSEPSEDLQPCDTLISCTGNISESDSVSDMLKTSAPMPVPRENVHDNSTQNPTTGLFRQMQEHISPSSYRNMLHEHDWRPSNLSGRPRSADPRSNYGVVEKLLKTYETSVGSALQNSKCFQANWTKCNSDVSGGATLSQHLKKLQIEQELQQKPAMCGAQQVKQGADQKKESMAVKSSHGKGFSRPARPANRRLPSRWASRSPSAPPALRRPVHNFPISLRSEASMV; encoded by the exons CTCTGCCATGAAGTAGAGCTTCGGAGGAAAATCAACATGAGTGAACGTGCGATTATTGATCTTGATCGTGAAAAGGCCATTCAAGACAAAATGATGGAATCTTCTCCAAATTATCCCAATTCAAGACAATGTGAATTTACAGGGATGAAACACAGGAATGGTctgggaaaaaaaggtaaaacaggGCAGAGCTTActcagtgaaagaaatcaaatgtgtaaggaacaaaaaacaatcaaaaaatcaAAAGTAGGGTTAATGGATTCTATGGCCACAGACAACCAAAAGGAATGTGAGACCCCGCCTGACCTGAGGACTTCTGAGGAAGAGAACAAGAGCTGCTCTGGCGCCCTCAACACA GCTCTTGAAGAACTTGCCAAAGTTAGTGAAGAATTATGCGGCTTTCAAGAGGAAATTCGAAAGCGTTCTAACCACAGAAG GATGAAGTCAGATTCTTTTCTCCAGGAAACACCAGTTGGAATTAATATGCCTTATGGAGATCACATGATCAACAACAACCAGTGCATTACTTCAACcagtttagaaaaagagaaaaagaaaaatagaaagaatctGAGCTGTACTGATGTTTTCCAAAACAATTCTAAGAAAAAAGGTGGAATTGATACAACTGATCTGCAAAGAAGTGAAACCCCACCAGTTCCTCCTCCAAGAAGTACATCTCGAAATTTTCCCAGCTCATGTTCTGCACAAGCCCATGAAAGTTTGAAGGAAAGTTCAGACCACAACGGCTGGGTGGCGCAAGAAGGTCAAGGCGAAAAGAACCCTCATTTCCTCTGGAGGCACGACGAGATGCCTGCGCTGTGTCTAAATGAAGGGAAGACTTTGAAAGATggtatcacattttcttctttggcACCAGAAACCAAAACAGATAAAAAGCCTCCATGTAATGAAAATGTTGGACTTACCATGTGGTCATGCGACACTGGGATTGGTGCAAAAAATAGCCACTCTACACCATGGTTTCAGAAAACCTGCTCTATTCCCAATAAGCCAAAATATGAAAAGGTGATTCCAGATCACCCTGCTAAATCTCATCCTGATCTTCACATAAGCAACGTCTGTAGCTCCTTGGTGACACAGAGCAGCGGCCCACTGAGAAGTTTCAGTTGTGGCTTTGAAAGGACTATTAGGAATGAAAAGCTGGCAACAAAGACTGATGAATTTAACAGAATCGTATTTAGAACAAATAGAAATTGTCATGCAGTACAGCAAAGTCGAAGCTACTCAGAACCCTCTGAAGATCTTCAGCCCTGTGATACTTTAATTTCTTGCACAGGTAACATCTCAGAAAGTGACAGTGTTTCTGACATGCTGAAAACCAGTGCCCCCATGCCTGTGCCCAGGGAAAATGTGCATGATAATTCCACCCAAAACCCTACAACAGGCCTATTCAGACAAATGCAGGAACACATAAGCCCTAGCAGTTACCGGAATATGCTCCACGAGCATGATTGGAGACCAAGTAATTTGTCTGGCCGACCAAGGTCAGCTGATCCCAGGTCAAATTATGGTGTGGTGGAAAAGCTGCTGAAAACCTATGAGACATCAGTGGGGTCCGCATTGCAAAATTCTAAATGCTTCCAGGCTAATTGGACCAAGTGTAATTCTGATGTCAGTGGTGGAGCCACATTAAGTCAGCATTTAAAAAAGCTCCAAATAGAACAAGAGCTTCAGCAAAAGCCAGCTATGTGTGGAGCACAGCAGGTGAAGCAAGGAGCAGATCAGAAAAAG GAGTCCATGGCAGTGAAATCCTCACATGGAAAAGGATTTTCCCGACCTGCTAGACCAGCAAATCGCCGTCTCCCGTCCAGGTGGGCATCCAGATCTCCATCGGCACCCCCTGCCTTGCGGAGACCTGTCCACAACTTTCCCATTTCTCTGCGATCAGAAGCATCGATGGTCTGA